The Medicago truncatula cultivar Jemalong A17 chromosome 4, MtrunA17r5.0-ANR, whole genome shotgun sequence genome includes a region encoding these proteins:
- the LOC120580157 gene encoding F-box/LRR-repeat protein 13-like, with amino-acid sequence MPVIEAIPFALDRDSLQYQGLISNLPDEILIHILSFLTTKESVATSILSKRWIHLWHHVPNLIFPNITVNGIQSNYTFNEFLFSVLIALDTNFINTFHLHIHYSNPNLAYHLSFPNVTKWINLVVQRKLNHLHLHLDNGNFYKFLPKLPTSIFTCRTLVSLNLCWFRVKGFSFSVNGIQLPSLTFLRLVSIKFLQVNDFVLLLAGSPILEDLEASDIQFYDAKDYLTIQEYKNLSFPKLTRAHTSVFWCDFPARAFSNSESLSIDTTLYTNEEVRFNVNMMHDTQYFSLFPFFK; translated from the exons ATGCCCGTTATTGAGGCCATACCATTTGCATTAGATCGCGATTCTCTGCAATATCAAGGATT AATCAGTAATTTGCCTGACGAGATTCTGATTCACATTCTCTCATTTCTCACAACCAAAGAATCAGTTGCAACAAGCATTCTTTCAAAGAGATGGATTCATCTATGGCACCATGTTCCTAATCTCATTTTCCCCAACATTACAGTAAACGGCATTCAATCCAATTACACTTTCAACGAGTTTCTCTTTTCTGTTTTAATCGCTCTTGACACCAATTTCATCAACACTTTCCACCTACACATTCATTACAGTAACCCTAATCTTGCTTATCATCTCAGCTTTCCCAATGTCACTAAATGGATCAACCTCGTTGTTCAACGCAAACTCAACCATCTTCATCTCCATCTCGATAATGGTAACTTTTATAAGTTTCTTCCTAAATTGCCCACTAGCATCTTCACCTGCAGAACCCTTGTTAGTCTCAATCTCTGTTGGTTCCGTGTGAAGgggttttctttttctgtaaATGGAATTCAACTTCCCTCGCTCACATTCCTTCGTTTGGTATCCATTAAGTTCTTACAAGTTAATGATTTTGTGTTGCTTCTAGCTGGATCACCAATTCTTGAGGATCTTGAAGCGTCTGATATACAGTTCTATGATGCGAAAGATTATCTTACCATTCAAGAGTATAAAAACTTAAGCTTTCCCAAATTGACTAGAGCACATACTAGTGTATTTTGGTGTGATTTTCCGGCAAGAGCATTTTCTAATTCAGAGTCTCTGAGCATCGATACAACATTGTACACAAATGAAGAGGTCCGTTTTAATGtgaatatgatgcatgatactcaatatttttcattgtttccgtttttcaaataa